In one Stegostoma tigrinum isolate sSteTig4 chromosome 28, sSteTig4.hap1, whole genome shotgun sequence genomic region, the following are encoded:
- the LOC125466719 gene encoding C-type natriuretic peptide prohormone-like, with translation MSTNTVYYWALLVLFLIQVQARPRPQNGLQTLSKLLERQVEHYLLQEDLEDRADETSPVGISLDLQNGQRSWNQNLQDLGSQYRVPDGSLIQLLSDIANSPLRLKTRSKKGSTGGCFGVKLDRIGAMSDLGC, from the exons ATGAGCACAAACACAGTTTACTACTGGGCACTCCTGGTACTCTTTCTTATCCAAGTTCAAGCCAGACCCAGACCACAAAACGGTCTCCAG ACTTTGTCCAAGCTGTTGGAAAGACAGGTTGAGCACTATCTGTTACAAGAAGATTTAGAGGACAGAGCAGACGAGACATCTCCAGTTGGCATCTCACTCGACCTGCAAAATGGCCAGCGTAGCTGGAACCAGAACTTGCAGGACCTCGGAAGTCAATACAGGGTTCCTGACGGTTCCCTTATACAACTCCTCAGTGACATTGCCAACAGTCCCTTGAGATTAAAGACTAGAAGCAAGAAGGGGTCAACAGGAGGATGCTTTGGAGTGAAATTGGATAGAATTGGTGCAATGAGTGACTTGGGATGCTAA